The sequence below is a genomic window from Lolium perenne isolate Kyuss_39 chromosome 4, Kyuss_2.0, whole genome shotgun sequence.
TGCAGCCCTGGTGTGGCGCGGACGGCGGTGCGGGTGCTGCTGCGGCGTTGGGCAGGCACaggcacggcggcggcgcgcaCTGGACGGACGCTGGTGCGGCGCAGGCGGTAGCGAGCGTGGGCGCTGGACAGTCGCGTGCTGTTGTGGCACAGGCGATGGCGCGCGGGGGTGCTGGTGCGGCGGTGCGCATGGACGCTCAACGTGCACAAGCTCCGCGTCCGAAAGAAATACTACCGGCCTCATGCACAAGCTCCAAACGAAAGTGGCAAGCGCGCATGTACGGCTGGCAGACGGACGTTAGCTGACAAGTGGGTCCGCGTGCTTAATTCACTGTCAACTACAGAATTGCTCTATTTGTTACAAGCTGCCCCAGAAGTTGCACTTGATAAAATTACCAGAGTTGGTACCTACTCGCAACCGTTGCCCCAAACCTATATGTAATTTACTCGCTGATGGAAACTATCCACTTAAAAAGTATGCTCCATATGTCTATTGCTATAAATTCCTTATTGTAAAAATGACCAATTAAGCAAAGGTGCAAATTCCATAATATCTGAGTATATAatgaacatatctaccataatgcAATGACTAGAATGCAACAGTAAAAAAATGGCACATCGGACTGTCAGTTCACAATTGTCAATACCCAGTATACCAAAAATTGTGTGCAATGAATGTTTACCTGTTGCTCAGCAGTAGCACCATCCAGGTCATAGTCTTCTTCGTATATTTCTACTTCCTCGGGATCTTCTTCATAATCCAGATCTTCTTCCTCCATTTTCTCTTCTGTTTCAGGTTCAACAGGAGCAGCTGGTGTCTGATCTACGATCATGTTTTTCACATCATCTTCAATTATTTCATCGTTTTTTACTGCACTGATATTATTAGGGGTGATTTCAGTACGACTGTCATCGGTTGTCTTCGATCTCTTTTCTGATGATTTATCGTCTTCCTTTTTTAGATCTTCCTCCCTTGGGCGCTTACGTTGGTTCTTCTTTGTAACATAATGCTTGTGCAGTTTCTGTGAAACAAACGAACATCAAACACCCAGAGGTAGGCAGATACAAATGGGTAGAAACCTCCAGCTAAACATGATAACTGCAACCTCTTGTTACGAAGACAGAACAGAAACCAAGATCAAAAAAAGGCCAAACAGGATTGTTTAGCAACAAGTTACAACCTTAATGCCACGGTTTACCAGGAAATATGATTATCATAACTTAATACTCCATCTGGTTCCCAAGAAGCTTCATCCAAAGGGTACTTTTATATTATATAATTTGTAGGATTTTGTAAATATATTAATGGTCACAGTTGTCTAAACTAACAAAGTGTCAGCAGAGCAAAATAAATTTACCTCAAGAAAAGATAGGATAATGCAGCCCATTCTGAATTGAAGCATTTCACTGAATGACTCCGCAAACAAAGAAAGCTGAAAAAAAACAGGAGCACATATCAATGTCAAGTAACATGAAAATAACCAGAAAAAGTACTCTatctgatccataataagtgttttggttttagttcaaatttgcaCTAAAACCACAACACTTACTATGGATCAGATGGAGTAATAAAGATTAGTCCTCAAAGTGCTATAAATCACAACTCAATAGTAGTTACATAAAAAAGCAAACACATTTGTTAAAATGAAGATAGAAAATATACCTCAAATACAGACTCCTCAGTGTCATTGGTTGTATAATCTAGTAAGCCATCCAATGAAAGGGATATTGAACGGAGCTGCAAATAAGTAGTTCAGTAAAAAAATGTGGAAGTTTTAAGGTTTGTGAGCCACGACACTACACGAAATTAAAAGGAAGTACAGAATACATTAGGCGTACTTTAGAGTTTTTACTCTTTTTCATCTGCAGAATGAATCCTGGATGCTTAGGAGGTTCATCggattttttcttttctttggtaTCATTAAGTGAATTTAGCTTGGGATCCTTCTGCAGGTCTTTACTATTTTTCTCTTTATCATCCTTTGTCTTATCTTTCGTTCCATTTACCCCTACTTCATTTGTAACTTTTTCTTTCACAACTTCCTGTTCATTAACCTTATCTCCATTTGATTTTTGATTCTCGGTACATATGGTCCCTTTATCAGCCTTTTCTCCTTTCTTCTGATTTGAAATCACTTCAGCAGCAACGTTTGACCCTTCTGGCAGCTTAATCAGCGAATTCGGAGCATCAGTTAAGCTTACATCACAATTTTCCTGTTGAATTTCCCCTCCTTGTTTACTTGTTTCAGCAGGTACAGTAGACTCATTCAATTTGGATCCTGAAGCAACAACTTTTCTTTTCACAATCCTTCGAATTATTTTCTTCTTCCCGGATTTCTTAGTCTCGGGCTGGCTGATGACGGCTCCATCCTTCTCTTTACTAACATCCACAGTTGTTTGCTGAACCTCCTCTACCACAGTTTTGCTCACGGTTTCTGCCATGACAGTCTTGTCCACCTGAGACGAACTGTCAGATGAAGCTTCAGCAATTGGCTTTTCGCGAACAACTTTTCTGATGACCTTCTTTATCACTTTCTTTCGCGTGGGCTTTTTATCCTCAACGGCAAGGTCAACGGGAGCACCACCAGAGGTATTTCCTTGAAGATCTCCACCATTATTATTGTGCTCCTCAACTTTAACAAGTTGTTTCCCTTCATTCTCAGCAAGCTTTGCCTCTCCATCTTTGCCCTGCTGCTCATCCATTTTAGTATCAACTTTCTCGACTTTGGTAGCATCCTTGCCGATATCAACCTTCCCTAAATGGTCTCCACCTTGCTTATTGCTCTCCTCAACTTCAATAAGTTGTGTCCCTTCTTTCTCAGCAAGCTTTGCCTCTCCATCTTTCCCCTGCTGCTCATCCATTTTAGTATCAACTTTCTCAATTTTGGTAGCATCCTTGGCAATATCAACCTTCCTTAAATGGTCATCACCTGTTCCTTTCTTCTGTTCTTTTGTATCACCAGGGACCTAAAGTATGACAGTCAGAAAGAGATCTGTTAGTATTGATTATTAAAGACCAACTCAAAAGATAACTAAGTATGTTGCTACAAAATTGTCAACCAGCATAGAACAAACTAACCTTTTCATTCTTTATAGTCAGTTTTTCTCTGTCTGCTTTCGATTTTCTGTATGCAATCCAGGTATTCTTCCATAAATCTACTGAAGGTACACATTCTGACAGGTTTGGCACAAATAGTACAGTAATCTCTTTATGACTAAAGAGCCCATCTTTGCCAATTCTGTTGTAATGGATCTGCAAACAGTACACGTTAGAGAAATCATGACGATTTCAGTAGTTTAGGTCGGGGTGGGGAATAGGGCTGGATTTGTGTCTCGCAGATGTGCAGCAAAATTGTGCTAAATAAAAATTATATGGACTTCATATGATGACAAAAGCACATACTGGTCAGGTAGGAGTCAAAAGCGCCTGTAGGACTCGAAAAAAATATGATTTAAGATGTGTGCTATAACCTGCCAGGTAGGAGTCATAGTGGTCCAACACATATTCCACTTCGGCTTTATAGAAGATGTTGCAGCTTGCACGTAATAAACATATTTTGGTCCATTTTAAATCAAGTCATATACTTTCAATGTGGAATATATCAGCCCATGAAATATCAGTCAGTACAGTAGGAATAATCTTCCATTCTGATGGAACTGAAACGTCTACAATATAAACCTACATCTTTCATTCCTTGATGAGCAACAATAATATCTTACTACTATTACAGTCTGATGGAAGCATACTGTTTCCTTAATGAAGAATGCAAGCAAGTTCATCAGAAGACCAAAATAATACCTCGAGGAAATGATTCCAGTGGGTGCAGTGAGATAGATCAACCTGAACCAGTTCCTTAGTACATCTGCACAATTAAAGTGAATTTTAGCACAACATCCAGTTCGAGGAATAAAATGAATTTCAGTACAACTGCAGATCATCCATCATGTGAATATTTGATTATATACCTGATAGCAGTTTGAATCAAGCAAGAACAGTCAGTCGATGGATCTCCACCATCCATTGCTGCATTCCAAGGACCTCCAATTGCAACAAGTGCATGATCCTTCTTAAATACAGCAAATTTTAAGACGTTGTTCCAATGCGCTATTCGGTCCTCAGCACTTCTCAATGAACATATATCAGCGAACGCACCGTTTCTCATGCCACTCATCAAGAGAACCTGTGCACCATCATCAGAACAAAAATATGACAAAAGACCAATTTGGCGATACTTCATCAAAACTTAACAAGCTTTAAAAATAAACAGCCAGTACATCCTAAGCATACATCCCACATAACAATCTTGTGCTTTTTTGACAATGTAATATATGCATAATGACAAATTATGTCATTTAGTACTCGAGTAAGAATCCTGACCAAAAAAAACTATGAAAGCCAATGCCTTCAGATAATGCAGTACCATAACTTATAGTACATCGCATGGATTAAGAAACTACAAGGGATGGTCCGAACATTCTACAAGCATGAGTATAATTCCAACAGTGTGCCAAAAGATTGCTATACGTATTGATATACATTATAGATTTGTATGGTAATACGAGGCACTTATAATAAACAATTCTTGTAAATATAGCTACTTCTACAAATAGGTAGCTCAATCTAGTCCTTACTTTGAAACAGAAAACACAAAATTGTAAACACAAACCTTCACATTCCAAACGGTGTCTGGGGTGTTGCTGCTGTTTGATTTCTCTGAAGATAAAACTGTTCTTTCGTCAAACTTTTCATCCACTTCATGGATGTCGTGCTCCAGGCTGTTTCACGGCAGTTTCAAAAATAGGCTAAATTAGTGCTCCTAAAACAAAGAATGAGCACTTTGGCCAGCCAACCATATTATGCAGTTAAGCAGAAAGCATACCTGACTGGTGTACGCAATGAAAGATTAAGATTTCCTTTAGGCCAATTCAAGACAACCTATAAAATAAATAAATCGCAGATGAAAAAAAGAATCCTTTGATTCCACATTGGGCAAAAATTGAAGGATTGATACAACACGAACCTTACAAACATCTGGAGAAATGACTAGTCTAGGATATCGTTTCGTCAAAGATATATAGTCCCTATCAGCATCCACCAAGCGAAATGGAAATACCTGCAGATGAAAACCTGGCTAGCATTAAATTCATATAATAGGAAGCAACCCAAAAAAATTCCATAAATGCACCCAAAGCCATAATCAGTTGCACAAGGGAGAGGCAAACAGAGAAGGGGACAAATGTGTTGATGATTGCACTTTTGCACCATCATGCATAATGGAGTGCGATTAAGGTGGGGATGGTCATCGAATTGGAGAGAGAAAGCATCTCAGGATTTTTCATATCACAGTGAGAAAAGCGATATCTTGGCACCAGATAAGGAGAaaaggctactactactactactagtagaGATTCTGAAACAAGGATCAGTGAAGATGGATGAATAAATGGAACTCCAGAAGCAAATATAACTAGATAGTTCCACATGTGTATGCAGAGACAGGGGTGCAAAAAGGAACTGGCTTCAGAAGGACAAGAATCAAGGGGCTTTACGACCAGGAGTAGATCAAGGAGATCGGTAAGCCCCTAACATCATTATTAATGGTTTGAGCAACAATGTGACAAGCACAGCTATCCATTTACCTTGCAAATATATTCTCTCTTTATTTGTTTAACAGGTGTACGAGGCCTTCAGGACAACAAACAAAAGAGTTAGTTATAAAGGCTTCACTGAAGATGAAGCAGCAACTTGTTGCATCCAAaagctacaaggaaacatggaggtcCACCTATGCACAGCACCACGTCGAGGTGAAACACGCCGCAAAGGCTTCTCGGGTCTAACAGAAGAAGATTGTAGTCGTTCAACAGGTCTTCTTGGAGGAGTGCGCTCCCGCCTTGGAACAGCCACATGCTTCCTATCCCGCTCCCTCTCCTTCTCCCGGCGTACACGAAGATGTTCTCTTTCTCGTTCACGTTCCCTCCTTTCACGCTCCCGTTCCCGCTCCCTGTCCCGCTCTCTTTCAATTTCACGGTGCCGTAGCTCTTGTTCATATTCCCATTCTCTTTCCTTCTCTTTTTCCCACAAAAGGTCCCTTCGACGCTCGTCATCTCTTAGATCCAGTTCACGGCGATAACCAAGTCGGTCTCCTGTTCGCTCATCGACCATGGAGACGCCTGGATGTAGACGTGGTAAGATGCTATCTCGGTAATCAGATTCTGAAGCTGGTTGCAGCAAGCTTTTCCCTGAAGCATAGTCTCGTCCAGCGGACAGACCCACTCCAAAACCACTGCTTGATGATCCTTGTCCATAGACAAGGCTGTCCATGGTTGACCTCTGAGTTCTTCCCAACACTGAAGCTTGCTGTTGGCCTCCATATGGAACAGATCCAAGAACGGGCAAGCTGTGATGATCTGCTTCTGCTCTTCCATATGCACTAATTTCCTGGGATCCTTGATGGATTGGGCCCGTTCTTCCTGCAAAGTAATCGGCTTGTCTGCCAGAAATGCATACTTTTCTCAGTGCATGTGCTATGTTTTGTTGTGGTGAAAGACACAAAGGTCGCTAGTCAGCTATATATTTAGTTTTCGAAGGCTATCAAGAGGTTTTGTACAGGAAACCAAAACATACTGATGGGCCAGAGATGTCTGGAAGAAGCAATTTTTCATTTATTTTAGGATACATCTAAACTGAACCTTACAGTGATAATAATAGAATAATATAACAGTAATACCGATAGGTAAATAGCAGAAGTAACAATAATATAAAGCTAAGCCTGCCGCAGTCATTTGAACAAAAACGTACCGTATATCAGAAGCAGGCTGCACTTGAGTTTTTAGGAGCTGAGGATGATGTGTTGCTGAAACCTAAAATTTTAGTAGCATTTCAATAATGAGAAAGGGCGAATTATTAAAGCTCGTAATAAATGAGAACAAGATGATGTCTCGTAAGGGAGAAACAAATGTGCGTGCATGTGTTGTGTGTGTGTGAGAAAGAGAGATAGAGAAACCTGATGGCTTCCAGGAATATGATCAGGATATCTTCTCTCCAAATCATTGAGGCCATCTCTCCTACCAATATTAGCTGAGTGTTCACCGTACACCCGTCTATCCAATTCATAATCTGCGCTGTACTGGTCTAGCTTTGGCGCATACCCACGAGAAACTAAATAGTCATCATTTGGTCTTCCCAGACTAGACCCTACAGCTCCAGATGAGAACTTTGATGACTCAGAGAGCGTTGTTTGATGAGCTTGCCGGCTAAGAAGTTCCGAAGAACCTGGGCCGTTGCTAGCGAGTCCACCAGCCTGCAAAATATATTAGTAGGACATTAAATTATTAATTGATATTTTCTGAAACAAGATCATGTAACAATGTAACAATGGTAGTTTCCCCTTGTTCAATTATACTTTGTTGCCAAATAACTTGACCCATACAACTAAAAACTTGACCAAAGCATCAATTAGGTGAAGTAAAAGGGAAAGATAAACTTCTTCACGAGATCTGGTAAATTTGTGATGCAAAACACAGAAAATCCAAAATTTACGAGAAATTAGTTGACATGGACTGAACACCGAAAAACAGCAGACTAGATTTCTGGCTCATCATTTACTATATGTGGAGTGACTTAGTGAGGAAAATCTCAAATATTTTCAGGGTTGCAAACACCAATCTTCTGAGTCATGTTCGCTACTGAGAACAACTCAGACATAACCAGATCTATGTTCTGAACACTGAACAGGGTTGGGGGTGAGAGAATTTAAGAGGATAAACTTGCAATGCTGTATGGTCTTCATTTAGATTTGTTATTCTAGTTGATAGAGAAGCAAATCCGCAAGTTGAACATCAAGAATAACATCATGGCTTTGATATACCAAATCAGCTTAAGAAGCTGTTATAATGAGGTTGTGGCCTTATAGGAGCTCTGGCTTTCTATTTGTACCTAGTAAATCTTATGCAAATAATGAGACCATCAGTGTCATTCTACCCACACAACCCACATAAAGCTCAGGATGCTACCAGTTTGGGATAACTTAAGGTGTTTAAGATTGATGCCTCCCCAAAGGCATGAGAGTGGTAGCTGTAAAATGACGCATATGTTGGGAAAGAAAGGAAAGGGATAAGTGAGAGTACACTGTTGCTTTAAAAGTTATATAATATAAAGCTCTGCACCTACAATCAAAAAAAAAGTCAAGGGGGGGATTTAGCTTTCAGGCTGAGGCCCTAGTGTGGATGAACAGCTTATGTTGGAAGATGGCATCAATTGCCCAGGGAGTAGAAGAGATTGTTATTAGGAGTGAAAAGATAAAGGCAATGACAGAACAGGCCGTACACAGGTTAAAGATAGAACTCTAAGAGCAATATAGCTGATGAATGTTGATTCCCTTTTCTCCTTAGGTAAATAGGTCTCGCTTATCACATATGTACACGTGGGTCCATTAATAATTCCCTAAAGCATGTAGCTCATATTTAGATGGAATTGGAGAGCTAGCTAGAAACATTGACTGCCTTCACTTATAAAAGATGCCATTGGTATATTCGAATACAACACAAACCGACAAACGACAACTCACACATCGAATGACACATGTAACATCTATGAACAGGACGCAACATTATTAGGAGACAAACATAATTGCAACCATATTCAACTGTAAGGGGACACCTAAGTAGGTCTCGCTTATCACAGATGTCCACGTGTGTCCATTAATAATTCCCTGAAGCATGTAGCTCATATTTAGATGGAATTGGAGAGTTAGCTAGTAACATTGACTGCCTTTACTTAGATAGATGCCTTTGGTATATAGGAATACAACACAAAGCGACAAACGATGACTCACACATGTAAGATGTAACATCAATGAGCAGAAAGCAACATTAGGAGACAAACATAATTGCAACCATATTCAACTGTAAGGGGACACCTAATTAGGCAAATGACACATGTAACATCTATGAGGAGGAAGCAACATTATTAGGAGACAAACATAATTGCAACCATATTCAACAGCAAGGGGACACCTATTTAGGGCTAGAGTTGACTACCTTAGGTGCGCCATAAACGGCAGCGTAGGGGCCTCCATACTGCCCCACGGCACCCTGGGCAGCACTTCCCCCGAACCGAGCACCATCAGCGCCTCCAGCCGCTGCAGCAGAGGTCGCATACCCGCCGCTCCCAGGCTGCCAAAACCAAAAACAGATATGAGAACCTTGCAACATCACCATGATTTGTTGCCAATCGAAACATCAGATGTGTTCTCCAGAGCGCCTTACAATTTTGCCGTATGGCTGCTGCGCCCCGTACGGCGGCGGCTGGCCGTAGGGATTGGGCCCTTTCTTCGGAAACATTGCGGCTACGGGCGCGCGCGCGCTTCTGCGGGGGAAACAATCCCATAAATTACATCAGCAGCAGCAAACATACCGGCGACCAATCCAAATTTTACATGCCCGCGAGAGTATGACTGGACCAGGCGATATTGGTCGCTGGCGAACGGAGAGAAGGGTGAGACCGATGGATTCTAGGGCTTACCTGCGGAGGGAGGGCGAGACGGCTATGCGTTGAGATGCTGAGATCCCGTGCGGAGTATTCGAAAGATATCGGGGTCGGCCGGatacgacggcgacggcgacggcgccggAGGGGGTTTGAGAG
It includes:
- the LOC127295661 gene encoding protein SHORT ROOT IN SALT MEDIUM 1; its protein translation is MFPKKGPNPYGQPPPYGAQQPYGKIPGSGGYATSAAAAGGADGARFGGSAAQGAVGQYGGPYAAVYGAPKAGGLASNGPGSSELLSRQAHQTTLSESSKFSSGAVGSSLGRPNDDYLVSRGYAPKLDQYSADYELDRRVYGEHSANIGRRDGLNDLERRYPDHIPGSHQVSATHHPQLLKTQVQPASDIRQADYFAGRTGPIHQGSQEISAYGRAEADHHSLPVLGSVPYGGQQQASVLGRTQRSTMDSLVYGQGSSSSGFGVGLSAGRDYASGKSLLQPASESDYRDSILPRLHPGVSMVDERTGDRLGYRRELDLRDDERRRDLLWEKEKEREWEYEQELRHREIERERDRERERERERREREREREHLRVRREKERERDRKHVAVPRRERTPPRRPVERLQSSSVRPEKPLRRVSPRRGAVHRPRTPVKQIKREYICKVFPFRLVDADRDYISLTKRYPRLVISPDVCKVVLNWPKGNLNLSLRTPVSLEHDIHEVDEKFDERTVLSSEKSNSSNTPDTVWNVKVLLMSGMRNGAFADICSLRSAEDRIAHWNNVLKFAVFKKDHALVAIGGPWNAAMDGGDPSTDCSCLIQTAIRCTKELVQVDLSHCTHWNHFLEIHYNRIGKDGLFSHKEITVLFVPNLSECVPSVDLWKNTWIAYRKSKADREKLTIKNEKVPGDTKEQKKGTGDDHLRKVDIAKDATKIEKVDTKMDEQQGKDGEAKLAEKEGTQLIEVEESNKQGGDHLGKVDIGKDATKVEKVDTKMDEQQGKDGEAKLAENEGKQLVKVEEHNNNGGDLQGNTSGGAPVDLAVEDKKPTRKKVIKKVIRKVVREKPIAEASSDSSSQVDKTVMAETVSKTVVEEVQQTTVDVSKEKDGAVISQPETKKSGKKKIIRRIVKRKVVASGSKLNESTVPAETSKQGGEIQQENCDVSLTDAPNSLIKLPEGSNVAAEVISNQKKGEKADKGTICTENQKSNGDKVNEQEVVKEKVTNEVGVNGTKDKTKDDKEKNSKDLQKDPKLNSLNDTKEKKKSDEPPKHPGFILQMKKSKNSKLRSISLSLDGLLDYTTNDTEESVFELSLFAESFSEMLQFRMGCIILSFLEKLHKHYVTKKNQRKRPREEDLKKEDDKSSEKRSKTTDDSRTEITPNNISAVKNDEIIEDDVKNMIVDQTPAAPVEPETEEKMEEEDLDYEEDPEEVEIYEEDYDLDGATAEQQDGGNLNSTESNPEEVKGNKKGGKVNELEKPVSGEGTPTKAEKGGLVEVGEKVASKEGKVAVSEKGDSTKHDVVDKDLLQAFRYFDQNRVGYIKAEDLSRIVDNLGKFLSNRDVKELVQAALAESNSAKDNHVIYTNLVKMVDL